Proteins encoded by one window of uncultured Draconibacterium sp.:
- a CDS encoding MotA/TolQ/ExbB proton channel family protein produces the protein MMLKDKFYEGGPIFMGFLTIILIITVAWYVYHVVVVYRSKPANPEKSFRKLAYGKTLGLFAMITGLLGQLMGLTGVFDALESAFAAGKEIQPVLIYGGIKVTMIVTIYGILIYLLSILLWFFATSVIEKRLNA, from the coding sequence ATGATGTTGAAAGATAAGTTTTATGAAGGCGGCCCTATATTTATGGGATTTCTCACTATTATTTTAATTATTACAGTTGCGTGGTATGTATATCACGTTGTAGTTGTGTACAGATCGAAACCCGCCAATCCTGAAAAATCGTTTCGGAAGCTTGCCTATGGAAAAACATTGGGCTTGTTTGCTATGATAACCGGGTTACTGGGGCAACTGATGGGTTTAACCGGTGTTTTTGATGCACTCGAAAGCGCATTTGCCGCAGGAAAAGAGATTCAACCAGTATTGATTTATGGAGGTATAAAAGTTACCATGATTGTTACCATATATGGGATACTTATTTACCTTTTGTCTATTTTGTTATGGTTTTTTGCTACGTCAGTTATTGAGAAACGGCTGAACGCTTAG